Proteins from a single region of Paenibacillus sp. BIHB 4019:
- a CDS encoding sensor histidine kinase, which translates to MRMRIRTKIIASTVLVVSISLILSGFFIYDYAKDIIREQSIKDSRTKLAQISFQLKKIQEQVVKTAEYIVSDEEITALINAPASEDIEVNYFRKQAVQEKLGRFVALSNFILNVVIVAPNEETYSNYSGYEEYFSEYLKQDWFVKMKDTRAAYSEPHSFFFISGNRQVFSYVLKYRPIGQDLEADSYLVIDIAYSELSNVFLQSAQDFEQIELFTGSGALLLEANEKLPDADRAFMASALHSGQPFAEDARTIVLTDDAMSQGWKQAALLSKSKLFMKINRVFFFYIIIIITAIIVTLVVMLPIIVNLMRPLIRLTNAMKRVAVGDLGTSVQIRSGDELEILGTGFNRMVRDLKSLMDTAVQNETVKRQMQIDLLMAQINPHFLYNSLNTVIYLSHANRGAEAAEVTQALISILQNTIKTGEGAVRAPLSEEKRIIDKYTVIQQTRYPGQFRLVWEVDETLLDRSVPRLALQPLVENAIVHGIIPSDLEEGTIIVRAYRDGEQLVLEVEDNGQGMTVPEEGWRMQMGQGGPEPERTRGIGLSNIQERLQTHFGASARLEVFSGQGEGTLIRIKLPWMEQA; encoded by the coding sequence ATGCGCATGAGAATACGCACCAAAATTATCGCCAGCACCGTTCTAGTCGTCTCCATTTCGCTTATTCTTAGCGGCTTCTTCATCTATGACTACGCCAAGGACATTATTCGCGAGCAATCGATTAAGGACAGCCGGACGAAGCTCGCGCAAATTTCGTTCCAATTGAAGAAAATTCAAGAGCAGGTCGTCAAGACAGCGGAGTACATCGTATCCGACGAGGAAATAACCGCTCTTATTAACGCGCCAGCTAGCGAGGATATTGAAGTGAATTATTTTCGCAAGCAGGCCGTACAGGAGAAGCTCGGGCGGTTCGTGGCGCTCAGCAACTTCATCTTGAATGTCGTGATCGTTGCACCGAACGAGGAAACCTATTCGAACTATAGCGGATATGAGGAATATTTCTCCGAGTACTTGAAGCAGGACTGGTTTGTGAAAATGAAAGATACACGCGCTGCCTATAGCGAGCCGCACTCCTTCTTCTTTATTAGCGGGAACCGCCAAGTATTTAGTTACGTGCTGAAATACCGTCCAATCGGGCAGGACTTAGAGGCGGATAGCTATCTTGTCATCGATATTGCCTATTCCGAACTATCCAACGTCTTCTTGCAAAGCGCGCAGGATTTCGAGCAAATCGAGCTGTTCACCGGCTCAGGGGCTTTGCTGCTGGAGGCGAATGAGAAGCTGCCGGATGCAGATCGGGCGTTTATGGCGAGCGCCTTGCATTCCGGCCAGCCGTTCGCGGAGGACGCCCGCACCATCGTGTTGACCGACGATGCGATGAGCCAGGGATGGAAACAGGCGGCTTTGCTGTCCAAGAGCAAATTATTTATGAAAATTAATCGTGTTTTCTTTTTCTATATCATCATCATTATTACCGCCATTATCGTAACGCTCGTCGTCATGCTTCCTATTATCGTCAATCTGATGAGACCATTGATTCGGCTGACAAATGCGATGAAGCGCGTAGCGGTCGGCGATCTCGGGACAAGCGTCCAAATCCGCAGCGGGGACGAGCTGGAAATTTTGGGCACAGGCTTCAATCGAATGGTTAGAGATTTGAAAAGCCTGATGGACACTGCCGTACAGAACGAAACGGTGAAACGGCAAATGCAAATTGATTTATTGATGGCCCAGATCAATCCGCATTTTCTATACAACTCCTTGAACACCGTCATTTACTTGTCGCATGCCAATCGCGGAGCAGAAGCGGCCGAAGTGACGCAGGCGCTCATCTCTATTTTGCAAAACACGATCAAGACGGGGGAGGGAGCTGTGCGCGCGCCGTTGTCGGAAGAAAAGCGGATTATCGACAAATATACGGTCATCCAGCAGACGCGTTACCCTGGCCAATTCCGGCTCGTCTGGGAGGTGGATGAAACGCTGCTTGACCGTTCGGTTCCCCGGCTGGCGCTTCAGCCGCTCGTGGAGAACGCTATCGTGCACGGCATCATTCCGTCGGATCTGGAAGAGGGCACGATTATTGTGCGGGCTTACCGGGACGGGGAACAGCTTGTTTTGGAAGTGGAGGACAACGGGCAAGGCATGACGGTGCCCGAGGAAGGCTGGAGGATGCAAATGGGACAGGGAGGACCAGAGCCCGAGCGTACGAGGGGAATCGGTCTGTCCAACATTCAGGAGCGGCTGCAAACCCATTTTGGCGCTTCGGCGCGCCTGGAAGTATTTAGTGGACAGGGAGAGGGCACCCTGATACGAATTAAGCTTCCTTGGATGGAACAAGCGTAA
- a CDS encoding SAM-dependent methyltransferase, translated as MTVNHTQRYRFSEAPIWHIQREYFEEEGMKAWNNDQVPQYITSNPMIAAAYAEMIFGLLQDRANKGSGSEPVLIVELGAGAGRLAYHVLHELCQLRDYAGIALPPFRYIMTDLAMKNVLAWQEHPALQAFIAEGLLDFARFDAVHDTEISLAVSGTTIREQDLEQPLVIVANYFFDSIPQELIYIGDGQIFEADVFVEYPENRDALKPAELLDQIALHYEHRRAPEYEQADYPYRDVIAVYQEQLEDSHILFPAAGLTCLERLNRLSQAGFLLITADKGDHLLDNWKFAEPPELFLHGSFSLTANYHAIQHVFEQRGAQALFPPHHYKNINVGCILHMDQPMAYSNTRLAYRRFVERFGPDEFFSMKMWVDRHLATMELQPLLSFWRLGGYDAEFFIQSTKQIASLLPDANDEEMQDLLRGIQLMWSSYYVMEQRYDLALDAGLLLFEMEMYEESKHFLEISVQQEQDEVVSTVFYCLAISCFELELDEQALSYIQQFLELEPGHEEALALLGRFE; from the coding sequence ATGACTGTTAATCATACACAACGCTATCGTTTTAGTGAAGCGCCGATATGGCATATACAAAGGGAATATTTTGAAGAAGAAGGCATGAAGGCTTGGAACAATGATCAAGTCCCTCAATATATAACGAGTAATCCTATGATTGCGGCGGCCTATGCCGAAATGATCTTTGGGCTGCTTCAGGATCGGGCAAATAAGGGAAGCGGCTCAGAGCCTGTGTTGATTGTGGAGCTTGGAGCAGGAGCAGGCCGTCTCGCTTATCATGTGCTCCATGAGCTATGCCAGCTGAGAGACTATGCGGGGATAGCCCTGCCCCCTTTCCGCTATATTATGACCGATTTGGCTATGAAAAATGTTCTAGCCTGGCAGGAGCATCCTGCCCTGCAAGCTTTTATCGCCGAAGGCTTGCTTGATTTTGCGCGATTTGATGCGGTTCATGATACGGAAATAAGTCTCGCCGTGTCAGGCACAACTATTAGAGAACAGGACTTGGAGCAACCCTTAGTCATTGTCGCCAACTATTTTTTTGACAGCATTCCGCAAGAATTAATTTATATAGGCGATGGGCAAATTTTTGAAGCGGATGTTTTTGTCGAATATCCTGAAAATCGGGACGCCCTTAAACCAGCCGAACTATTAGATCAAATCGCTTTGCATTATGAGCACAGGCGGGCACCCGAGTATGAGCAAGCCGACTATCCTTACCGTGATGTCATTGCCGTATATCAGGAACAGCTGGAGGATTCGCATATTTTATTTCCTGCCGCGGGTTTAACCTGCTTGGAGCGCTTGAACCGGTTGTCCCAGGCAGGCTTTCTATTAATAACTGCTGACAAGGGCGACCACCTGCTCGATAACTGGAAATTTGCCGAGCCGCCGGAGCTGTTTCTGCATGGCAGCTTCTCCTTAACCGCCAACTACCATGCGATTCAGCATGTGTTTGAGCAAAGAGGAGCCCAGGCGCTATTTCCTCCGCATCATTATAAAAATATAAATGTCGGCTGCATTCTCCATATGGATCAACCGATGGCCTACTCAAATACCAGATTAGCCTACCGCCGATTTGTCGAGCGCTTTGGCCCAGACGAGTTTTTCAGCATGAAAATGTGGGTTGACCGCCATCTCGCCACCATGGAGCTGCAACCATTATTGAGCTTTTGGCGTTTGGGTGGATATGATGCGGAGTTTTTCATCCAGAGCACGAAGCAAATAGCCAGCCTGCTGCCGGATGCCAATGATGAAGAAATGCAGGACCTGCTAAGAGGCATTCAGCTGATGTGGTCGTCGTATTACGTCATGGAGCAGCGCTATGACTTGGCACTTGATGCTGGCTTGCTGCTGTTTGAGATGGAAATGTACGAGGAGTCCAAGCATTTTCTAGAAATATCGGTGCAGCAGGAACAAGATGAGGTCGTTTCAACCGTGTTTTATTGTCTGGCTATTAGCTGCTTTGAGCTGGAGTTGGACGAGCAGGCATTGAGCTATATTCAGCAATTTTTGGAGCTGGAGCCGGGCCATGAAGAGGCATTGGCATTGTTAGGCCGATTTGAGTAG
- a CDS encoding extracellular solute-binding protein, whose amino-acid sequence MNIKKKAKWVGGFVSVLMLTGLLAACGGNNTTGDNGTGNNGGTAAPAASTAASTDPTQISGTVKVWDWDEAFQKGMIVEFNKKYPNIKVEVTVVNPNDYLQKLQSGIASGSDVPDVILGESAYRGKLFDLGVLDNLEAAPYNFDKSTILDYIVPYVSNSKGEVIAVDQTLTPAGFAYRRDLAKQYWGTDDPAELEKKISTWDDFIAAGKELKEKSADKVLMFPGLGDAFLVLKGQNFASYVNGTEIDLTSKLQKPLNRLFEMRDAGIIGKNELWTPAWSASMAKGEFMFYPMAPWGAKWHISANDPDGSGRWGLLKAPEGGFTRGGTAIGIYKDSKVKDAAWAFIQYAYLSDEGSAFNFKTFGNMTSSKSFYETQKALIDAPGPYDEFFGGQNLAKYFVENIVPDMKGEAQSKYDSVVDSVFNALYPLWMKDGSVTADSALQKFIQETKNKASDATIK is encoded by the coding sequence ATGAACATCAAAAAGAAGGCCAAATGGGTGGGCGGTTTCGTATCTGTGCTGATGCTGACTGGGCTGCTCGCAGCCTGCGGCGGCAACAACACCACTGGTGACAACGGTACTGGCAACAACGGAGGCACGGCTGCTCCTGCGGCGTCAACTGCAGCCAGCACTGATCCAACACAGATTAGCGGCACCGTTAAAGTCTGGGATTGGGATGAAGCGTTTCAGAAGGGCATGATCGTAGAATTCAATAAAAAATATCCGAACATCAAAGTCGAAGTAACGGTCGTTAATCCGAACGATTACTTGCAGAAGCTGCAAAGCGGTATCGCTTCCGGCTCTGACGTTCCGGACGTCATTCTTGGGGAGTCGGCCTACCGCGGCAAGCTGTTTGACCTTGGTGTGCTCGACAATTTGGAAGCGGCACCTTATAACTTCGATAAAAGCACCATTTTAGATTACATTGTGCCTTACGTCTCTAATTCCAAGGGCGAAGTCATTGCCGTCGATCAAACGCTAACGCCTGCCGGCTTCGCTTACCGGAGAGATTTGGCGAAACAATACTGGGGCACAGATGATCCAGCTGAGCTAGAGAAAAAGATTTCCACTTGGGATGATTTCATCGCTGCCGGCAAGGAGCTTAAAGAGAAAAGTGCTGACAAGGTGCTCATGTTCCCTGGTCTGGGCGACGCCTTTCTCGTTTTGAAAGGGCAGAATTTTGCTTCCTACGTAAACGGCACAGAAATCGATTTGACGAGCAAGCTGCAAAAGCCTTTGAACCGCTTGTTTGAGATGCGTGACGCAGGCATTATCGGCAAAAATGAACTGTGGACGCCAGCTTGGTCTGCTTCCATGGCGAAAGGCGAGTTCATGTTCTATCCAATGGCGCCATGGGGAGCCAAATGGCATATATCCGCGAACGATCCGGACGGATCGGGACGCTGGGGTCTTCTCAAAGCGCCAGAAGGCGGATTTACCCGCGGCGGAACCGCGATCGGCATTTACAAGGACAGCAAAGTCAAGGATGCTGCTTGGGCATTTATCCAATACGCTTATTTGTCCGATGAAGGCTCAGCCTTCAACTTTAAGACATTCGGCAACATGACCAGCTCCAAGTCGTTCTATGAAACCCAAAAAGCGCTCATCGACGCGCCGGGGCCTTATGATGAATTTTTCGGCGGCCAAAATCTTGCGAAATACTTCGTCGAAAATATCGTTCCGGATATGAAGGGCGAAGCACAGTCCAAATACGATTCCGTCGTAGACTCTGTGTTTAACGCGCTGTACCCGCTATGGATGAAGGATGGATCGGTCACTGCCGACTCCGCGCTGCAAAAGTTCATCCAAGAAACGAAAAACAAAGCGTCCGACGCGACCATTAAGTAA
- a CDS encoding helix-turn-helix domain-containing protein, with the protein MNWVKVMLVDDEVLAIEHMKNLISWQQLGYEIVCTANKPSQVVKLAREHRPDLIIMDIVMPGKDGLALSRELLAEGLVLKIVLLTSYKEFEYAKEALKLGVSNYWIKHEMDAEAVKRELGGLREEIESDKRLRKNDRGRLLIDWLGGRPLSDAQWRTATAEVGAAFDRLHLLVLEPARIMPLLPGTAIGKPEWPTDWPDAGDSSLLAAIPFLESCFVLIYGDKSSRGEGKMRELLEEKAVEARRTIEQLTGRPAAMAMAYGLPNRADVPAKLAEALKWLSQAMFYAPSHLFRLNELRRAEENASVHLDWEEGLAKTKELLPGHQYEAAAREISALFARALAAKDAVGFADLCRQLVAVLNRYRSTCGLPSLAEAWAAGPGTTADWTSLMGIRDWFLTELNALAEATSGLPAVSRKVRQALEQMERHYSDPELDADAIARQLGISRDHFRHLFKLETGQTALDRLTEIRMEKAKLLLDEGNLKVYEIADRVGFRNGQYFSQVFRKMTGMTPLEYMEKRR; encoded by the coding sequence ATGAACTGGGTTAAAGTGATGCTCGTGGATGATGAAGTGCTGGCGATAGAACATATGAAAAATCTGATATCGTGGCAGCAGCTCGGATATGAAATCGTCTGCACGGCGAACAAGCCGTCGCAGGTCGTAAAACTGGCGCGGGAGCACCGCCCGGACCTGATCATTATGGATATCGTCATGCCCGGAAAGGATGGGCTCGCGCTTAGCAGGGAGCTGCTGGCGGAGGGGCTGGTGCTGAAAATCGTGCTGCTCACCTCCTATAAGGAATTCGAGTACGCCAAGGAAGCGCTAAAGCTCGGCGTCTCGAATTATTGGATTAAGCATGAGATGGATGCGGAAGCGGTCAAGCGGGAGCTTGGCGGCTTAAGGGAAGAGATCGAGAGCGATAAGCGGCTCCGGAAAAATGACCGCGGCCGATTGCTCATTGATTGGCTCGGCGGGAGACCTCTGTCGGACGCACAGTGGAGGACGGCGACGGCTGAGGTGGGCGCAGCGTTCGACCGGCTTCATCTGCTGGTGCTTGAGCCTGCCCGAATTATGCCGCTGCTGCCCGGCACGGCTATAGGTAAGCCCGAATGGCCGACGGACTGGCCCGATGCAGGAGATTCCAGCCTGCTAGCAGCGATCCCCTTTTTAGAAAGCTGCTTTGTTCTTATTTACGGGGATAAGAGCAGCAGGGGGGAGGGCAAGATGCGAGAGCTGCTGGAGGAGAAGGCGGTCGAAGCTCGCCGGACGATAGAACAATTGACGGGCCGCCCGGCAGCAATGGCGATGGCCTATGGCTTGCCAAACCGGGCAGACGTTCCCGCAAAGCTGGCTGAAGCTTTGAAATGGCTGTCGCAGGCAATGTTCTATGCCCCTAGCCACCTGTTCCGGCTGAACGAGCTGCGGCGTGCAGAAGAGAACGCCTCCGTACATTTGGATTGGGAAGAAGGCCTGGCGAAGACGAAAGAACTGCTTCCGGGCCACCAATATGAAGCAGCAGCACGGGAGATTTCTGCTTTGTTCGCGCGAGCATTGGCGGCAAAGGATGCGGTGGGATTCGCCGATCTGTGCCGGCAGCTGGTCGCCGTATTAAATCGCTATCGCTCCACTTGCGGACTGCCTTCTCTAGCAGAAGCTTGGGCAGCTGGCCCCGGCACAACAGCCGACTGGACCTCGCTTATGGGAATTCGCGATTGGTTTTTAACGGAGTTGAATGCGCTTGCAGAAGCGACATCCGGGCTGCCCGCGGTGTCCCGCAAAGTGCGCCAAGCACTCGAGCAGATGGAACGGCATTACAGCGATCCCGAGCTCGATGCAGATGCGATTGCAAGGCAGCTCGGCATTTCGCGCGACCACTTCCGCCACTTGTTCAAGCTGGAGACGGGCCAGACGGCACTCGACCGACTCACAGAAATCCGGATGGAGAAGGCCAAGCTGCTGCTGGACGAGGGGAATCTCAAGGTGTATGAAATCGCTGACCGGGTCGGCTTCCGCAATGGGCAGTATTTCAGCCAAGTATTTCGCAAGATGACGGGCATGACCCCGCTCGAATATATGGAGAAACGCAGGTGA